A window of Nitrospirota bacterium contains these coding sequences:
- a CDS encoding transglycosylase SLT domain-containing protein, protein MSKKMTIDVQAKRTSLIPHIFLVLMAMITLILAFAAIVPGVRPNAELFSSLNINGEDAAKKRILDWMAENSAVSEQVLSKIYNAAAVTGNRDLILAICLVESNFNPHAESDKGAIGLMGIMPGVWVKELKEQGIIREKDDLYKISGNIAAGAHVLETYLLETNDLRKALVRYVGGASWYATKVLQAQQQIRLAQYSNHKPGTADWLN, encoded by the coding sequence ATGTCGAAAAAGATGACAATTGATGTACAGGCTAAACGGACCTCGCTGATTCCGCACATTTTTCTCGTTCTTATGGCCATGATCACTCTTATACTGGCATTTGCAGCAATTGTACCGGGAGTGCGACCAAATGCTGAGCTCTTTTCATCGCTCAATATCAACGGTGAGGATGCTGCGAAAAAGAGGATCCTGGACTGGATGGCAGAGAACTCTGCCGTATCAGAGCAGGTATTATCAAAGATCTACAACGCCGCAGCTGTCACCGGCAACAGGGACCTGATCCTTGCCATCTGCCTCGTGGAATCCAACTTCAACCCGCACGCGGAAAGCGACAAGGGTGCGATCGGTCTTATGGGGATAATGCCGGGCGTCTGGGTAAAGGAACTGAAGGAACAGGGCATTATACGGGAGAAAGATGATTTGTACAAGATATCGGGCAATATAGCTGCCGGTGCTCATGTGCTTGAGACGTATCTGCTGGAAACAAATGACCTCAGGAAAGCACTGGTCCGGTATGTGGGCGGCGCGTCCTGGTACGCGACTAAGGTCTTACAGGCGCAGCAACAGATCAGGCTGGCACAATATTCAAACCATAAGCCCGGTACGGCAGACTGGCTTAATTAG
- a CDS encoding 4Fe-4S binding protein, translating into MGNIDRAYVRYLRYTMQWGIVLFLLYAGYHFFIFTDHFLSREALPAGGEEEVLKNRFPGVEGFLPIGALMGLKLWIMEGVFDRIHPAGLVIFVAAIVLAVVLKKGFCGWICPVGAFSDGVWKLGKKIFGRNFAIPRYADYGLRSVKYLLMAFFIYVIVLKMPAFVIFRFLENDYYKIADVKMLFFFTEMTRTTMISLSLLFVFSLGYKNFWCRYLCPYGALLGLLSILSPLKIRRNEQACIHCRKCTEHCPSLLPVETLSQVRSPECTGCLTCVSHCPAKGALDISLPARKAAHPLLFVCLIIVFFFGSITIAKLTDRWGSSVSYQDYQRIVPKSRQLDHP; encoded by the coding sequence ATGGGAAATATAGACCGGGCGTACGTGCGCTATCTGCGCTACACAATGCAGTGGGGAATAGTTCTCTTCCTGCTTTATGCCGGGTACCACTTCTTCATCTTCACTGACCACTTTCTCAGCAGGGAAGCGTTGCCGGCGGGAGGTGAAGAAGAGGTGCTGAAGAACCGGTTCCCTGGAGTTGAAGGTTTTCTGCCGATCGGCGCGCTTATGGGCCTTAAGCTCTGGATCATGGAAGGCGTATTCGACCGCATTCATCCCGCAGGTCTTGTCATCTTTGTCGCAGCCATTGTCCTGGCCGTTGTCCTGAAAAAAGGATTCTGCGGATGGATATGCCCTGTGGGCGCTTTCTCTGACGGCGTATGGAAACTCGGCAAGAAGATCTTTGGCAGGAACTTCGCTATCCCCCGCTATGCAGACTATGGCCTGAGATCAGTGAAGTATCTGCTTATGGCATTCTTTATCTACGTGATTGTTCTGAAGATGCCTGCGTTTGTGATATTCCGCTTTCTTGAGAACGACTATTACAAAATAGCAGATGTGAAAATGCTCTTCTTTTTCACAGAGATGACAAGAACAACGATGATCTCCCTGTCACTGCTTTTTGTCTTTTCCCTGGGTTACAAGAACTTCTGGTGCAGATATCTCTGTCCCTACGGTGCTCTTCTCGGTCTGCTGAGCATCCTGAGCCCTCTCAAGATCAGGCGGAACGAACAGGCATGCATCCACTGCAGGAAGTGCACTGAACATTGCCCTTCGCTTCTGCCGGTGGAAACACTGTCTCAGGTGAGATCTCCGGAATGTACGGGATGCCTGACCTGCGTAAGTCATTGTCCCGCAAAAGGTGCGCTCGATATATCTCTTCCCGCGAGAAAGGCAGCGCATCCCCTTCTGTTCGTCTGCCTCATCATTGTCTTCTTTTTCGGCAGCATCACTATTGCCAAACTGACAGACAGATGGGGCTCCTCAGTCTCGTATCAGGACTACCAGCGTATTGTTCCAAAGTCCAGACAGCTCGACCACCCCTAA
- the murA gene encoding UDP-N-acetylglucosamine 1-carboxyvinyltransferase — translation MDKLVVRGGKRLKGTVTISGSKNAALPIMAATLLAPGEHILKNAPHLRDVSTMGRLLANLGAGFHLEKNKAILDCTAIKNFEAPYDLVSTMRASVLVLGPLVARLGKAKVSLPGGCAIGARPINLHLRGLEKMGATITLDSGYVIAKAKKLKGAHIYFDMPTVTGTENLMMAATLAEGRTYIENAAREPEVVDLANALISMGAKIKGAGESVIEIEGVRKLKPLRHTVIPDRIEAGTFMAIAGITGGDITIRNCRPDHLDAVINKLADTGIVFRPVKTGIRAIGPQRLKAVSTTTMPYPGFPTDMQAQLMAMMCIAEGTSVISEKIFENRFMHVAELKRMGADISTEGGIATIKGVKKIKGAPLMATDLRASASLIVAALAAEGETTIKRIYHLDRGYEKIEEKLIKIGADITREKE, via the coding sequence CTGGACAAGCTCGTCGTGAGAGGCGGAAAAAGACTTAAGGGCACGGTTACGATCAGCGGATCGAAGAATGCTGCGCTTCCGATCATGGCTGCCACCCTCCTTGCACCCGGAGAACATATCCTCAAAAATGCACCTCATCTCAGGGATGTTTCTACCATGGGACGGCTGCTCGCAAATCTCGGTGCAGGTTTTCATCTCGAAAAGAACAAGGCTATTCTTGACTGCACGGCAATAAAGAATTTTGAAGCCCCCTATGACCTGGTCAGTACCATGCGCGCGTCAGTGCTTGTATTGGGTCCGCTTGTTGCGCGGCTCGGCAAGGCAAAGGTATCTCTTCCCGGCGGATGCGCGATCGGCGCTCGTCCCATAAACCTCCACCTGAGGGGCCTTGAAAAGATGGGTGCGACCATAACGCTCGATTCAGGGTATGTGATCGCAAAGGCAAAGAAGCTCAAGGGCGCGCATATTTATTTTGATATGCCGACCGTGACCGGCACCGAGAACCTGATGATGGCTGCCACACTGGCAGAGGGAAGGACATATATTGAGAACGCGGCACGCGAGCCAGAGGTGGTTGACCTTGCGAATGCTCTCATTTCTATGGGGGCAAAGATAAAAGGTGCGGGAGAGAGTGTCATAGAGATCGAAGGGGTCAGGAAACTGAAACCGCTCAGGCATACGGTCATACCGGACAGGATAGAAGCAGGCACGTTCATGGCAATAGCAGGCATAACCGGCGGCGATATTACGATCAGGAACTGCAGACCGGATCATCTCGATGCGGTGATCAACAAACTGGCGGATACCGGCATTGTTTTTAGGCCTGTGAAGACAGGCATCAGGGCCATCGGGCCTCAGAGGCTGAAGGCAGTGAGCACAACAACCATGCCCTATCCGGGATTTCCGACTGACATGCAGGCCCAGCTCATGGCGATGATGTGTATTGCCGAAGGCACCAGTGTGATATCCGAGAAGATATTCGAGAACCGGTTCATGCATGTTGCAGAGCTCAAGAGGATGGGTGCGGATATCTCGACCGAAGGCGGCATTGCCACGATCAAAGGCGTAAAGAAGATAAAGGGAGCCCCGCTCATGGCAACTGATCTGAGGGCAAGCGCCTCGCTTATTGTGGCTGCTCTTGCTGCAGAGGGAGAAACAACAATAAAGAGGATATATCACCTGGACAGGGGGTATGAGAAGATCGAAGAGAAGCTGATAAAGATCGGTGCTGATATAACACGAGAAAAAGAATAA
- a CDS encoding type II toxin-antitoxin system HicB family antitoxin codes for MIGSAAFFDPLIVTVPLSLFPPLTTSLSRSASPYFFFGIVIQKQLFGTTEIWYISDMREFVIYQDDDGTWVAETKELPGVHMRGKTRKEALEKIQAALKIYYPCRCED; via the coding sequence ATGATCGGAAGCGCAGCATTCTTCGATCCGCTGATCGTAACCGTGCCCTTAAGTCTTTTTCCGCCTCTCACGACGAGCTTGTCCAGATCAGCCTCCCCTTACTTCTTTTTCGGTATTGTAATACAAAAGCAGTTATTTGGCACAACCGAAATATGGTATATTTCAGATATGAGAGAATTTGTGATCTACCAGGATGACGACGGGACGTGGGTTGCCGAGACAAAGGAGCTCCCCGGTGTGCATATGCGGGGCAAGACCCGGAAGGAGGCTCTCGAAAAAATCCAGGCTGCCCTGAAGATATATTATCCCTGCAGGTGTGAGGACTGA